The Lonsdalea populi genome window below encodes:
- the otsA gene encoding alpha,alpha-trehalose-phosphate synthase, with amino-acid sequence MSRLVVISNRIAAPDSKRQSAGGLAVGILDALKSSGGLWYGWNGDISDAPLPLQIQKNDGITYASFNLSYADYEEYYCQFSNTVLWPAFHYRLDLVSYDRSAWEGYCRVNTLLAERLQPLVKEDDILWVHDYHLLPFGAACRQLGLNNRIGFFLHIPFPAPDIFNALPPCEELLEKLCEYDLLGFQTEHDRQAFLESLSLLTPVKTVGERTYSAFGNLFRIEVYPIGIEPESIRKMAEGPLPAKLEEARRGLLNLKNVIAVERLDYSKGLPERFLAFESLLENYPQHRGHVRYTQIAPTSRGDVQAYQDIRHQLETEAGRINSRYGTLNWTPLYYLNQHFERRLLMKIFRYTEVGLVTPLRDGMNLVAKEYVASQDPNDPGVLILSKFAGAANELTAALIVNPYDRDQVASALDQALTMPLAERISRHSDMMAIIKRNDISHWRQSFLADLKAADLCRQQHSLEKKIATFPRQA; translated from the coding sequence ATGAGTCGATTAGTCGTCATATCGAATAGAATTGCCGCCCCCGATAGCAAGAGACAGAGCGCCGGCGGTCTTGCTGTCGGCATATTAGATGCGCTCAAAAGCAGCGGCGGGCTTTGGTACGGCTGGAACGGAGATATCAGCGACGCTCCGCTGCCGCTACAAATACAGAAAAACGACGGCATCACCTACGCCTCGTTCAACCTGAGCTACGCGGACTATGAAGAGTATTACTGTCAGTTCTCCAACACCGTTCTCTGGCCCGCCTTCCACTACCGTCTCGACCTGGTGTCTTACGACCGCAGCGCGTGGGAAGGCTATTGCCGCGTCAATACGCTGCTCGCAGAGCGTCTGCAGCCGCTGGTAAAAGAGGACGACATCCTATGGGTTCACGACTACCATCTTCTGCCGTTCGGAGCCGCGTGCCGCCAGTTGGGCCTGAATAATCGAATAGGCTTTTTCCTGCATATCCCCTTTCCTGCGCCGGATATCTTCAACGCGCTGCCGCCTTGCGAGGAGTTACTGGAAAAACTGTGCGAATACGATCTGCTGGGATTCCAGACTGAACACGACCGGCAGGCGTTTCTTGAGAGCCTGTCCCTGCTGACGCCGGTGAAAACCGTCGGCGAGCGCACCTATAGCGCGTTCGGCAACCTGTTCCGCATCGAGGTGTACCCTATCGGCATCGAACCGGAAAGCATCCGCAAAATGGCGGAAGGTCCGCTGCCTGCCAAGCTGGAAGAGGCCCGCCGCGGCCTGCTGAATTTAAAAAACGTCATCGCGGTAGAGCGACTGGACTACTCCAAGGGGCTGCCCGAACGCTTCTTGGCCTTCGAATCGTTGCTGGAAAACTATCCGCAGCATCGCGGTCACGTCCGCTATACGCAGATCGCGCCGACCTCGCGCGGCGACGTACAGGCCTATCAGGATATCCGCCATCAGCTGGAAACCGAAGCCGGGCGCATCAATAGCCGTTACGGCACGCTGAACTGGACGCCGCTGTACTACCTCAATCAGCACTTTGAACGCCGGCTGCTGATGAAGATCTTCCGCTATACCGAGGTAGGACTGGTGACGCCGCTGCGCGACGGTATGAATCTGGTCGCCAAGGAATACGTCGCCTCACAGGATCCGAACGATCCCGGCGTATTGATTCTGTCTAAATTTGCCGGCGCAGCCAACGAACTGACGGCCGCCCTGATCGTTAATCCTTACGATCGCGATCAGGTCGCCAGCGCGCTGGATCAGGCGTTAACTATGCCGCTGGCGGAGAGGATCTCCCGTCACAGCGATATGATGGCGATCATCAAGCGCAACGACATCAGCCACTGGCGTCAGTCGTTCCTTGCAGATTTAAAGGCGGCGGACCTCTGCCGGCAACAGCACAGTCTGGAAAAAAAAATAGCGACCTTTCCCCGGCAGGCGTGA
- the otsB gene encoding trehalose-phosphatase: MTDKAPEPPLRLDACAFFFDLDGTLAEIQPTPEQVVVSSAVCNTLHALFTGNDGALALISGRPIAELDALVAPLILPAAGIHGAERREINGQRHETRLPADVVGPLQEALTSGLAALPGCRLENKGASFALHYRQAPDYKPEITALAESLCQRYPQLTVQTGKCVVELKPRGANKGAAIKGFMQSPPFAGRTPLFIGDDTTDEAGFRQVNALGGISVKVGPGPSEARYRLANVAAVHLWLTRQQAMYENKISLVRS, from the coding sequence ATGACAGACAAGGCACCAGAACCCCCTTTACGCTTAGATGCTTGTGCTTTTTTCTTCGATCTCGACGGTACGCTGGCCGAGATCCAGCCCACCCCCGAACAGGTGGTCGTCTCATCTGCGGTTTGCAATACGCTACATGCCCTGTTTACCGGCAACGATGGCGCGCTGGCGTTGATCTCTGGACGCCCGATTGCAGAGCTGGACGCGCTGGTCGCCCCACTTATCTTACCCGCAGCGGGGATTCACGGCGCAGAACGGCGCGAAATCAATGGGCAACGCCATGAGACGCGCCTCCCCGCCGATGTCGTCGGCCCCTTGCAGGAAGCGCTGACCTCCGGGCTGGCCGCGCTCCCCGGCTGCCGACTGGAAAACAAAGGCGCATCCTTCGCATTGCACTACCGTCAGGCCCCGGATTATAAGCCGGAGATCACGGCGCTGGCGGAATCGCTATGTCAGCGTTACCCGCAGCTGACCGTCCAGACCGGCAAATGCGTGGTCGAGCTGAAACCACGCGGGGCCAACAAGGGCGCCGCCATTAAAGGCTTTATGCAATCTCCACCTTTCGCCGGGCGCACGCCGCTTTTCATCGGTGATGATACCACCGATGAAGCCGGATTCCGCCAGGTCAACGCACTCGGCGGCATTTCCGTCAAAGTCGGTCCAGGGCCCAGCGAAGCGCGCTATCGACTTGCCAACGTCGCGGCGGTACATCTTTGGCTCACACGGCAGCAGGCCATGTATGAAAACAAAATTTCATTGGTAAGGAGCTAA
- a CDS encoding ATP-binding cassette domain-containing protein yields the protein MASHPTDFLLNGNNLGTAEMREVRSECYQPEAVEGEVVAVIIGPSGSGKWPQRFVRQLTTIHEPTNIDYLIDAYLLLLPALSAGVTVRSFRL from the coding sequence ATGGCTTCCCACCCGACTGATTTTCTGCTGAACGGAAACAACCTTGGCACCGCCGAAATGCGTGAGGTAAGGTCTGAATGCTATCAGCCTGAGGCCGTTGAGGGGGAAGTGGTGGCGGTGATTATCGGACCGTCCGGCTCCGGGAAGTGGCCCCAGCGCTTCGTGCGGCAGTTAACGACGATTCATGAACCGACGAATATAGATTATCTGATCGATGCTTACCTTTTGTTACTCCCGGCGTTGTCCGCCGGCGTCACCGTTAGGAGTTTCCGACTATGA
- a CDS encoding amidohydrolase: MRVNPQHEPLAQYVQAFRHDMHQYPELSHQEFETTRKIRAELEKEGIRILDLPLKTGLVAEIGRPEAEPLVVLRADIDALPIEEESGVAFSSHHQGVMHACGHDFHTSAALGAAILLKRAESELKGRVRILFQAAEETGLGAPDVIAAGALDGATAIFGIHNDPTLPVGVIGGKDGALTAGVDRFEVKIAAKGCHAAKPHEGNDPIVIVGQLIGAVQTIVSRSVPSDNSAVVSITQVHSGSTWNVIPDTAYLEGTVRTFSAEARGLIEQRFRQIVAGIASTYGAEIELLWHAGPPSVVNTPHWVAFSLQVASDEGFEARRVESSPIGEDFSFYQQKLPGTFMMVGSGGPYALHHPKFRVDDRALFPTAHYLYSVARRSLEQLSQEA, from the coding sequence ATGAGAGTGAACCCTCAGCATGAACCACTGGCGCAGTATGTTCAGGCGTTTCGCCACGATATGCACCAGTATCCCGAACTGTCTCATCAGGAGTTCGAAACCACCCGTAAAATCCGCGCCGAGCTGGAAAAAGAGGGCATTCGCATCCTCGACCTGCCGCTGAAAACCGGATTGGTGGCGGAGATTGGCCGCCCTGAGGCGGAGCCGCTGGTCGTGCTGCGCGCGGATATTGATGCCTTGCCGATTGAAGAAGAGTCCGGCGTTGCGTTTAGCTCCCATCACCAGGGCGTGATGCACGCCTGCGGGCACGATTTTCATACGTCGGCGGCGCTGGGCGCGGCGATATTGCTGAAACGGGCGGAGTCCGAGCTAAAAGGCCGGGTGCGCATTCTGTTTCAGGCGGCGGAAGAGACCGGATTAGGGGCGCCTGACGTCATCGCCGCCGGCGCGTTGGACGGAGCGACGGCGATTTTTGGGATCCACAACGATCCAACGTTGCCGGTCGGAGTGATCGGGGGTAAGGATGGCGCGCTGACCGCCGGCGTTGATCGTTTCGAAGTCAAGATCGCCGCCAAAGGATGTCATGCGGCCAAGCCGCATGAGGGCAACGATCCGATCGTCATCGTAGGACAGCTGATCGGCGCCGTGCAGACGATCGTCAGCCGTAGCGTCCCATCGGACAACAGCGCGGTAGTATCGATTACGCAGGTACATAGCGGCAGTACCTGGAACGTCATTCCCGACACGGCCTATCTGGAAGGCACGGTGCGGACCTTTAGTGCAGAAGCGCGCGGCCTGATTGAACAGCGCTTTAGGCAAATTGTTGCGGGTATTGCCAGCACGTATGGCGCGGAGATTGAGCTACTGTGGCACGCCGGGCCGCCGTCAGTCGTCAACACGCCTCACTGGGTGGCGTTCTCCCTGCAGGTCGCCAGCGATGAAGGATTCGAGGCTCGCCGTGTGGAATCCAGTCCTATTGGCGAAGACTTCTCATTTTATCAGCAGAAGCTGCCGGGCACGTTCATGATGGTCGGCTCTGGCGGACCCTATGCACTGCATCATCCTAAATTCCGGGTGGACGATCGGGCGCTGTTCCCGACGGCGCATTATCTCTACAGCGTGGCGCGCAGAAGCCTGGAGCAACTGTCGCAGGAAGCGTGA
- the hemY gene encoding protoheme IX biogenesis protein HemY has product MLKVLLLFIVLIAGLVAGPMVAGHQGYVLIQTDNYNVETSVTGLVIMLVLFLLAFLLVEWILRRVFRTGARTRGWFLGRKRSRARKQTKAALLKLAEGDYRQVEKLMTRNADHADQPVVNYLLAAEAAQQRGDEFRTRQYLERAAEIADTDQLPVDITRVRIQLARHEDHAARHGADRLLEVAPRHPEVLRLAEQAFLRTHAYSALLDILPAMRKTQLHDEAELAALQQRATLGLMNQAMSEGGSEGLKQWWKNQSRRVRHEQALQVAMAEHLIECDDHQTAQQTIVEALKRQYDERLILLMPRLEAGNPEQLERILRQLIKQHADVPLLHSTLGQLLMKHGEWEQAAKAFQAALALRPDAHDYAWCADVYDRLKRVEDAATLRREGLLLSLQSTPAAVADDTPTPQA; this is encoded by the coding sequence ATGCTTAAGGTACTTCTGCTTTTTATCGTGCTGATCGCCGGTCTGGTCGCGGGGCCGATGGTCGCCGGCCATCAGGGCTACGTGCTGATCCAGACCGATAACTACAACGTGGAAACCAGCGTTACCGGGCTGGTCATCATGCTGGTGTTGTTCCTTCTGGCCTTTCTGCTGGTCGAGTGGATACTGCGACGCGTTTTCCGCACCGGCGCACGCACGCGCGGCTGGTTCCTTGGCCGTAAACGCAGTCGGGCTCGCAAGCAGACCAAAGCCGCGCTGCTCAAATTGGCGGAAGGCGATTACCGCCAGGTAGAGAAGCTGATGACGCGTAACGCCGATCATGCCGATCAGCCGGTGGTGAACTATCTGCTGGCCGCCGAAGCCGCACAGCAGCGAGGCGATGAATTCCGCACCCGGCAGTATTTGGAACGCGCCGCTGAAATCGCCGACACCGACCAGCTACCGGTCGATATCACCCGCGTTCGTATTCAGTTGGCCCGTCATGAAGACCATGCCGCACGCCACGGTGCGGATCGTCTGCTGGAAGTCGCGCCGCGCCATCCTGAAGTGCTGAGGCTGGCCGAGCAGGCATTTCTGCGCACCCACGCTTACAGCGCGCTGCTGGATATCCTGCCCGCCATGCGCAAAACCCAGTTGCACGACGAAGCCGAGCTGGCGGCCCTGCAACAGCGGGCAACGCTTGGCCTGATGAATCAGGCGATGTCGGAAGGCGGCAGCGAAGGATTGAAACAGTGGTGGAAAAATCAGAGCCGCCGTGTACGGCATGAGCAGGCGCTACAGGTTGCGATGGCGGAGCATCTGATTGAATGCGACGACCACCAGACCGCGCAGCAAACCATCGTAGAGGCCCTGAAACGTCAGTATGACGAACGACTGATCCTGCTGATGCCGCGGCTGGAAGCCGGTAATCCGGAACAGCTGGAAAGAATTCTGCGCCAGCTGATCAAACAGCACGCCGACGTTCCTCTGCTGCACAGTACGCTGGGCCAGCTGTTGATGAAACACGGAGAATGGGAACAGGCCGCCAAGGCATTCCAGGCCGCGCTGGCGCTGCGCCCGGACGCCCACGACTACGCCTGGTGCGCCGACGTCTACGACCGTCTGAAAAGGGTCGAGGACGCGGCCACACTGCGTCGCGAAGGTCTGTTGCTGTCGTTACAATCCACGCCAGCAGCCGTGGCCGACGACACGCCGACGCCGCAGGCCTGA
- the hemX gene encoding uroporphyrinogen-III C-methyltransferase: MTERMTPTASDEEVVERAESPSSQPEPTPSAPQRYGVILGAAAIVIALGLSGGVYYYAHQQTSQQSAAVAQLQEQLDGFKQQQQQSQQTWQQSLAQQSQTQNASDQRLTALNNQVGDLQEKLDTLSNHDAKTWLLSEADFLVKMAGRKLWADKDVTTAGTLLKSADASLAEMKDPSLIDLRRAITQDISTLASVNQVDFDGIILKVNQLADQVDNLRMADSDLDQAPMDENDTSLSASLSEWRQNLSKSWHNFLSEFITVRRRDSGAEPLLAPNQDIYLRENIRARLLVAAQAVPRHQNETYRQSLETAAVWVRAYFDNNDAATKAFLEQLDALSQQSVAMDVPTELQSQPLLEKVMQTRVRNLLAQPSAAPQGE; the protein is encoded by the coding sequence ATGACGGAACGCATGACCCCCACAGCCTCAGACGAAGAGGTTGTTGAACGGGCTGAATCCCCTTCTTCACAACCCGAACCGACACCGTCAGCACCTCAGCGTTACGGTGTGATCCTCGGTGCCGCAGCCATCGTTATCGCGCTGGGCTTAAGCGGCGGCGTTTACTATTACGCGCATCAGCAGACCTCTCAACAGTCTGCGGCCGTCGCGCAGTTGCAGGAGCAACTCGACGGTTTCAAACAGCAACAGCAGCAATCCCAGCAGACCTGGCAGCAGTCCCTGGCTCAGCAAAGCCAGACGCAAAACGCCAGCGACCAACGTCTCACCGCGTTGAACAATCAGGTCGGCGATTTGCAGGAGAAGCTGGATACGCTCTCCAATCATGACGCCAAAACCTGGCTGCTGTCCGAAGCCGACTTCCTGGTGAAAATGGCCGGCCGCAAACTGTGGGCGGACAAAGACGTCACCACCGCGGGCACGTTGCTGAAAAGCGCAGACGCCAGCCTGGCGGAGATGAAAGACCCGAGTCTGATTGACCTCCGTCGCGCCATTACGCAAGACATCAGCACGTTAGCCAGCGTCAATCAGGTCGATTTCGACGGCATCATTCTCAAGGTAAATCAGTTGGCCGATCAGGTGGACAACCTGCGCATGGCCGACAGCGATCTGGACCAAGCGCCGATGGATGAGAACGACACGTCCCTGTCCGCCTCGTTGAGCGAATGGCGTCAGAATCTGAGCAAAAGCTGGCACAACTTCCTGTCGGAATTCATCACCGTCCGTCGTCGCGACAGCGGCGCCGAACCGCTGCTGGCGCCGAACCAGGATATCTACCTGCGCGAAAATATCCGCGCCCGCCTGCTGGTTGCCGCTCAGGCGGTGCCGCGTCATCAGAATGAAACCTATCGACAGTCGCTGGAAACCGCCGCGGTATGGGTTCGCGCTTACTTCGATAACAACGATGCGGCAACCAAAGCCTTCCTGGAACAGCTGGATGCACTCAGCCAGCAGTCGGTCGCTATGGACGTGCCGACCGAACTGCAAAGTCAGCCTCTGCTGGAAAAAGTGATGCAGACCCGGGTTCGTAACCTGCTGGCGCAACCGTCAGCCGCGCCGCAGGGAGAGTGA
- the hemD gene encoding uroporphyrinogen-III synthase produces MTILVTRPSPAGEQLVSRLCQAGLTAYHCPLVEFTMGRELPQLPAMLNTLQPGDLVFALSLQAVKFAQPALSQAGLRWPTTLHYYAVGRTTGLALHTVTRRPVIYPESHGTSETLLQQPSLQQVTGKQALLLRGNGGRELLADTLRQRGARVSYCECYQRTPVHYDGTEQTLRWQTLGVDTLIVTSGEMLQQIYTLVPDYYRTSWLLSCRVVVVSERLAALARDFGWRDILVADNADNDALLRALQ; encoded by the coding sequence ATGACGATTTTAGTGACCCGCCCTTCTCCTGCGGGCGAGCAACTGGTTTCCCGTCTCTGTCAGGCCGGACTCACGGCCTACCACTGTCCATTGGTTGAATTTACAATGGGTCGCGAACTGCCCCAGTTACCCGCTATGCTGAATACATTACAGCCGGGTGATTTGGTCTTCGCACTCTCTCTCCAGGCCGTAAAATTTGCTCAGCCAGCCTTATCGCAGGCGGGTCTACGCTGGCCGACTACATTGCATTACTATGCCGTCGGCCGCACCACCGGGTTGGCGCTGCATACCGTCACCCGTCGGCCGGTCATCTATCCTGAGAGCCACGGCACCAGCGAAACGCTGCTGCAACAGCCGTCGCTCCAACAGGTGACTGGAAAGCAGGCCCTGCTGCTGCGCGGGAACGGCGGCCGGGAGCTGCTGGCCGATACGCTCCGCCAGCGCGGCGCGCGCGTCAGCTACTGCGAATGCTACCAGCGGACGCCGGTCCACTACGACGGCACCGAGCAAACGCTCCGCTGGCAAACGCTCGGCGTGGATACGCTGATCGTCACCAGCGGAGAAATGCTGCAACAGATCTATACTTTAGTTCCTGATTATTATCGGACTTCGTGGCTACTGAGCTGCCGAGTGGTAGTGGTCAGCGAACGACTGGCTGCCCTGGCCCGTGATTTTGGCTGGCGCGACATTTTGGTCGCCGATAATGCAGATAACGATGCGCTGCTGCGCGCACTACAATAA
- the hemC gene encoding hydroxymethylbilane synthase: protein MLDNILRIATRQSPLALWQAHYVQQQLQSCHPDLQVELVPMVTRGDVLLDTPLAKVGGKGLFVKELELALLEHRADIAVHSMKDVPVDFPPGLGLVTICERDDPRDAFVSNLYADLDALPEGACVGTSSLRRQCQLRANRPDLVVRDLRGNVGTRLSKLDNGEYDAIILAVAGLKRLGMEDRVRCALSPEASLPAVGQGAVGIECRLDDARTQSLLAPLNHTDTATRVMAERAMNTRLEGGCQVPIGSYAELEGDSLWLRALVGAPDGSRIILRERRGPRAEAESIGIALAEELLACGAGEILQSVYGASSS from the coding sequence ATGTTAGACAATATTCTCAGAATTGCCACCCGACAGAGCCCGCTCGCCCTATGGCAGGCCCATTATGTACAACAACAGCTGCAGTCTTGTCACCCGGATTTACAGGTGGAGCTGGTGCCGATGGTAACACGGGGAGACGTTCTGCTGGATACTCCGCTCGCCAAAGTCGGCGGGAAAGGTCTATTCGTCAAAGAGTTAGAGCTAGCCCTACTTGAACATCGCGCCGACATCGCCGTGCATTCCATGAAAGACGTCCCGGTGGACTTCCCGCCGGGACTTGGGCTGGTCACCATCTGCGAGCGCGACGATCCCCGTGATGCGTTCGTCTCCAACCTTTACGCCGATCTGGACGCATTGCCTGAAGGCGCATGCGTCGGTACGTCCAGCCTGCGCCGTCAGTGCCAGCTGCGCGCCAACCGCCCGGATTTAGTGGTGCGCGACCTGCGCGGTAACGTCGGCACGCGCCTGTCCAAACTGGATAACGGCGAATATGACGCCATCATTCTGGCCGTTGCCGGCCTTAAGCGGCTGGGCATGGAAGACCGCGTGCGCTGCGCGTTGAGCCCGGAAGCCTCGCTGCCGGCGGTAGGTCAGGGCGCGGTCGGCATCGAATGCCGGCTGGACGACGCCCGAACGCAAAGCCTGCTGGCCCCGCTGAATCACACCGACACCGCCACGCGGGTGATGGCGGAACGCGCCATGAATACACGGCTTGAAGGCGGATGTCAGGTACCGATCGGCAGCTATGCGGAGCTGGAGGGTGACAGCCTGTGGCTGCGCGCGCTGGTCGGCGCGCCGGACGGCAGCCGCATCATCCTGCGCGAACGTCGCGGACCGCGCGCTGAGGCCGAAAGCATCGGCATTGCGTTGGCCGAAGAGCTGCTGGCCTGCGGCGCCGGAGAAATTTTGCAGTCTGTTTACGGTGCCTCGTCGTCATGA
- a CDS encoding class I adenylate cyclase, producing the protein MYLYIETLKQRLDAINQLRVDRALAAMRPAFQQVYSLLPVLLHHHHPQMPGYLEGQVPHGICLYTPDENQQRYFDDAQLIGGMAEPLCEQGEFPINGIYSMGSTSSIGQSCTSDLDVWVCHQSWLDTEERQRLQQKCTLLEQWAAGLGVDVSFFVMDENRFRHNESGSLGGEDCGSTQHILLLDEFYRTAVCMAGKRILWNMVPIEEEPNYDEYVINLYSQGALAPNEWLDLGGLSTLSAEEYFGASLWQLYKSIDSPYKAVLKTLLLEAYSWEYPETCLLSAEIKTRLHKGEIVSFGLDPYCMMLERVTHYLTAIDDMPRLDLARRCFYLKVCEKLSTGVGKTAWREQILTQLVQQWGWDVERLQMLDDRANWKIEQVREAHNELLDAMMQSYRNLIRFARRNNLSVSASPQDIGVLTRKLYAAFEALPGKVTLVNPQISPDLSEPDLTFIYVPAGRANRSGWYLYNQAPSMDAIISHQPLEYNRYLNKLVAWAYFNGLLTSATQLHIKGGDRCDLAKLKELVSDVASHFPLRVAPPTPKALYSPCEIRHLAIIVNLEHDPTAAFRNQVVHFDFRQLDVFSFGQKQQCLVGSIDLLYRNSWNEIRTLHFSGEQAVLEALKTILGKMHQDAALPESLDVFCYSQHLRGLIRTRVQQLMSECIELRLSSTRQEPGRFKAVKVAGQTWGLFFERLSVSVQKQENAVEFYGAISNNKLQELPIQVETAAHVHLPPVIDGVASEGIIQFFFENRTDNEGFNIYILDETNRVEVFHHCEGSKEELVRDVSRFYSSSHDRFTYGTSSINFNLPQFYQIVLVDGRTKVIPFRKSDLSPMCMTSLQDDPTRLNPRQLQTL; encoded by the coding sequence TTGTACCTCTACATCGAGACACTAAAGCAGAGGCTGGATGCGATTAACCAACTGCGAGTTGATCGCGCTCTGGCAGCAATGAGACCCGCTTTCCAGCAGGTTTACAGTCTCTTGCCGGTTTTACTACATCACCACCATCCTCAAATGCCGGGCTACCTTGAAGGTCAGGTCCCGCACGGCATATGCCTCTACACGCCTGATGAAAACCAGCAACGCTACTTCGATGACGCCCAGTTAATCGGCGGGATGGCGGAACCGCTGTGTGAGCAGGGTGAATTCCCCATCAACGGTATTTACTCGATGGGCAGCACTTCTTCTATTGGCCAAAGCTGCACTTCCGACCTGGACGTGTGGGTATGCCATCAATCCTGGCTCGATACCGAAGAGCGTCAGCGCTTACAGCAGAAATGCACGCTGCTGGAACAGTGGGCGGCCGGTCTGGGGGTGGACGTTAGTTTCTTCGTCATGGACGAGAACCGTTTCCGCCACAATGAGAGCGGCAGTCTGGGCGGCGAGGATTGCGGGTCGACCCAGCACATTTTGTTGCTGGATGAGTTCTACCGCACCGCCGTTTGCATGGCGGGCAAGCGCATCCTGTGGAATATGGTGCCGATAGAAGAAGAGCCGAACTACGATGAATATGTCATCAACCTCTATTCCCAGGGCGCGCTGGCGCCGAATGAGTGGCTCGATCTGGGCGGCCTCAGCACTCTGTCGGCGGAAGAGTATTTTGGCGCTAGCCTGTGGCAGCTCTATAAAAGCATCGACTCTCCCTACAAAGCGGTGCTGAAAACACTGCTGCTGGAAGCTTACTCCTGGGAGTATCCCGAGACCTGCCTGTTGTCGGCCGAAATCAAAACGCGTTTGCATAAAGGCGAAATCGTGTCGTTCGGGCTCGATCCGTACTGCATGATGCTGGAGCGCGTCACCCACTATCTCACCGCCATCGATGATATGCCGCGGCTGGACCTGGCGCGCCGCTGCTTCTATCTCAAAGTCTGCGAAAAACTGTCGACCGGCGTCGGCAAGACCGCCTGGCGAGAGCAGATCCTGACACAGCTGGTTCAGCAATGGGGCTGGGACGTCGAACGTCTGCAGATGCTGGATGACCGCGCCAACTGGAAAATCGAGCAGGTGCGCGAAGCGCATAACGAATTGCTGGATGCGATGATGCAGAGTTATCGAAATCTGATCCGCTTTGCCCGGCGCAACAACTTGAGCGTCAGCGCCAGCCCGCAGGATATCGGTGTGCTGACGCGCAAGCTGTACGCCGCTTTCGAGGCGCTGCCGGGCAAGGTAACGCTGGTGAATCCGCAGATTTCCCCTGATTTGTCCGAGCCGGACCTGACGTTCATCTATGTGCCCGCCGGGCGCGCTAATCGCAGTGGCTGGTATCTGTATAATCAGGCGCCGTCGATGGACGCGATTATCAGCCATCAGCCGCTGGAATATAACCGCTATCTGAACAAGCTGGTGGCCTGGGCTTATTTCAACGGTTTGCTGACGTCCGCTACGCAGCTGCATATCAAAGGCGGAGATCGCTGCGACTTAGCCAAGCTCAAGGAATTGGTCTCCGACGTCGCGAGCCACTTCCCGCTGCGTGTCGCGCCGCCGACACCCAAGGCGCTCTACAGTCCGTGCGAAATTCGTCATCTGGCGATTATCGTCAATCTTGAACACGATCCGACGGCGGCCTTCCGTAATCAGGTCGTGCACTTCGACTTCCGCCAACTGGACGTGTTTAGCTTCGGTCAGAAGCAGCAGTGTCTGGTCGGCAGCATCGATCTGCTGTATCGCAACTCCTGGAATGAAATCAGAACCCTGCACTTCAGCGGCGAACAGGCGGTATTGGAAGCGCTGAAAACTATTCTGGGCAAAATGCATCAGGACGCCGCGCTGCCGGAGTCGCTGGACGTCTTCTGCTACAGCCAGCATTTGCGCGGACTGATCCGCACGCGCGTGCAGCAACTGATGTCGGAGTGCATCGAGCTGCGTCTGTCCAGCACGCGGCAGGAGCCGGGGCGTTTTAAAGCGGTGAAGGTGGCGGGACAGACCTGGGGACTGTTCTTCGAACGGCTCAGCGTGTCGGTGCAGAAACAGGAGAACGCGGTAGAGTTCTACGGCGCAATTTCCAACAACAAACTGCAAGAGCTGCCTATTCAGGTGGAGACCGCCGCGCATGTTCATCTGCCGCCGGTGATAGACGGCGTCGCCAGCGAGGGGATCATTCAGTTCTTCTTCGAAAACCGGACGGATAACGAAGGGTTCAATATCTATATTCTCGATGAGACCAACCGGGTGGAAGTGTTCCATCACTGCGAAGGGAGTAAAGAGGAACTGGTGCGTGACGTCAGCCGTTTCTATTCTTCGTCTCATGATCGTTTCACCTATGGCACCAGCTCGATCAATTTCAACCTGCCACAGTTTTACCAGATCGTCCTGGTCGATGGTCGCACGAAGGTGATCCCGTTCCGCAAGAGCGACCTCTCGCCGATGTGTATGACATCGCTTCAGGACGACCCCACGCGTCTGAACCCGCGACAGTTGCAAACGCTGTGA
- the lptM gene encoding LPS translocon maturation chaperone LptM — protein MKTLFRQAALALVALGVVGCGLKGPLYFPPEHKSTTPSESQTQKNTTPQPSANRP, from the coding sequence ATGAAAACGCTATTTCGCCAGGCTGCGCTGGCGCTGGTTGCACTCGGGGTGGTCGGCTGTGGCCTGAAAGGGCCGCTGTACTTCCCGCCGGAGCATAAAAGCACGACGCCGAGCGAGTCTCAGACACAGAAAAATACGACACCGCAACCATCGGCTAACCGGCCATAA